The sequence CGACGGCTCGATGTCGCTGCTGACCGCGCGCGAGTACATCGACTTCGTGCTGAAGCTCGTGCTCGCGATCGGTATCGCCTTCGTCGTGCCCGCCTTCATCGTGCTGCTGAACTTCGCCGGGGTGCTGAGCGCTGCGGGCATCATCAAGGCCTGGCGGATCGCGATCCTCGTGATCGTGCTGTTCACGGCGTTCGCGACACCGTCGGCCGACGTCGTCTCGATGTTTCTGCTCGCGATCCCGATGATCGGGCTCTACTTCGCGGCGTGGTTCATCGCGCATCTGCACGATCGGCGTGTCGAGCGCAGGCAGCGTGAGGAGTTCGGCACGGCGATCTAGTCGGGCGTGCTTGTCTAGGCTTGACGCATGAGCCTTTCCCCGGCCGAACGGTACGCGCTTTCCCGACAGCAGCGACGGCAGCCGAGGCTGGGGGAGTTCGCCGCGGAGCAGCGCTTCGACCTCGACCCCTTCCAGCGCGCCGCGTGCGCGGCGCTCGATGAGGGCCGGAGCGTCCTCGTCGCCGCACCCACCGGTGCGGGCAAGACCGTCGTGGCCGAGTTCGCCGTCTTTCTCGCCATGGCGGGCGACCGCGAGAAGGTGTTCTACACGACGCCGATCAAGGCGCTCTCGAACCAGAAGTATCAGGAGTTCGCCGACCGCTGGGGCGCCGACCAGGTGGGGCTGCTGACCGGCGACACGAACGTGAACTCCGGCGCGCGCATCGTGGTCATGACGACCGAGGTGCTGCGCAACATGCTCTACGCCGACTCGCCGCTGCTCGACCGGCTCGCCTACGTCGTCATGGACGAGGTGCACTACCTGGCCGACCGCTTCCGCGGCGCGGTCTGGGAAGAGGTCATCATCCACCTCCCCGAACGCGTGAGGCTGGTCTCGCTGAGCGCCACGGTGTCCAATGCCGAGGAGTTCGGCGACTGGTTGCAGGCGGTCCGCGGCGACACCGACGTGATCGTCTCCGAGGAACGGCCGGTGCCGCTCGAGCAGCACGTCCTCGTGCGGCAGAAGATGGTCGACCTGTTCGACTCGAGCGGTCAGGCCGCCACGCACCGGGTGAACCCCGAGCTGCAGCAGCTCGCGCGCGCGGGCGGGCGGTCGATCGGCACGAGGTCGCAGCGCGGACGCCGCGGCGGCGACCGCGGCCGCTTCCACCAGCCGAGCCAGGGCAGCCGCCTCGATCGTCCCGAGGTCGTGGCGATGCTGCAGGCGAAGCATCTGCTGCCCGCCATCGTGTTCATCTTCTCGCGCGCGGGGTGCGACCAGGCGGTGCGGCAGGTCCTCCGCAGCGGCATCCGGCTGACCGACACGGCCGAACGTGAGGAGATCCGCCAGGTCGTCGAAGCGCGCGCCCGGATGCTCCGCGACGAAGACCTGGCCGTCCTCGGCTACTGGGAGTGGCTCGAGGGGCTCGAGCGCGGCGTGGCCGCGCACCACGCCGGCATGCTGCCGGCCTTCAAAGAGATCGTCGAGGAGCTCTTCCAGGCCAAGCTCGTCAAGGTCGTCTTCGCGACCGAGACGCTCGCACTCGGCGTGAACATGCCCGCGCGTTCGGTCGTGCTCGAGAAGCTCGAGAAGTTCAACGGCGAGGCGCGCGTGCCGATCACGCCGGGGGAGTACACGCAGCTCACCGGCCGCGCGGGCCGGCGCGGCATCGACGTCGAGGGTCACTCGGTCATCCAGTGGGTCGACGGCCTCGACCCCGAGGCCGTCGCCTCACTCGCCTCTCGGCGCAGCTATCCGCTCAACTCGAGCTTCAAGCCCACCTACAACATGGCGGTGAACCTCGTCGACCAGTTCGGCCGGGAGCGGACGCGACAGATCCTCGAGCTCTCGTTCGCCCAGTTCCAGGCCGACCGCGCCGTCGTCGACCTCGCCCGCACCCTGCGCAAGCAGGAGGAATCCATGGCCGGCTACGAGCAGGCCATGCAGTGCCACCTGGGCGACTTCGGCGAGTATGCGGCGCTCCGGAGGCGGATCGCCGAGCTCGAGCGGCAGGCCGCGAAGGGCAACCCGACCCACGCGCAGCGCGAGAAGATCCAGCGCGAGATCGCGTCGGTGCGCAAGGCCATGCGCGCCCACCCGTGCCACGGCTGCGCCGAACGCGAGGCCCACGCGCGCTGGGCCGAGCGGTGGTGGCGGCTGAAGCGTGAGCACGACCAGCTGCAGTCGCAGATCCACAGTCGCACCGGCCAGGTGGCCAAGCGCTTCGACCGGGTGAGCGACGTGCTCCGCGAGCTCGGCTACCTCGAACGCGACCGGAACGGTGAGCTGGTCTCCACGTCGGCCGGCCGGATCCTGAAACGCATCTACGGCGAACGCGACCTGCTCGTGGCGGAGTGCCTGCGCCGCGGCCTCTGGGACGGCCTGGACTCCGCGGGCATCGCGGCGATGGCGGCCGCGCTCGTCTACGAGCCTCGCCGCGACGACCGCGGCGTCGAGTTCCAGTTGCCGAAGGGACTGTTCCGCGGTGCGCTCGACCGCACCGGCGACGTGTGGGCGACGCTCGACGATCTCGAACGCGACCACCGGCTCGCGGGCAGCGAGCCCCCGTCGCCCGCGCTCTCGCAGGCGATGTGGCTGTGGGCGCGCGGCGCAAGCCTCGGCACCGTGCTCGAGTCGATCGAGCTCGCCGCCGGCGACTTCGTACGGCTGACGAAGCAGGTCATCGACTTGCTCGACCAGATCTCGATCGTCGCTGAGGCCGAGCTGGGCGCGACGGCACGCGCCGCCATCGACGCCGTGCGTCGCGGCGTCGTCGCCGACGGCGCGCCGGCCTGAGCGGGCGCGCCGTCGTGGTCGGATGCCTCGCCGGGCTCGCTTAGGCTGATCATCATGCCCGACCGTCCGCGCCCGCTGCTGCCGTGGTGGGCCGCGATCCCGGTCGCCGCCGGTGGCGGCGTGGTCTACGACCTCGGGTTCCCGGAGGCCGGGATCTGGCCGTTCGCGTTCGCTGGCATCGCGCTCGCACTGCTCTCGCTCATCGGCCGCTCGGCCGGCGGCGCGCTCCTGGTCGGTTTCGTGTTCGGTGCGACCTTCTACCTGTTGCACGTCGACTGGACGAGCCGGTACCTCGGCCCGGTGCCATGGCTCGCGCTGTCGCTGCTCGAGGCGGCGTTCGTGGCGGTCGGCGCCCTGGCGATCGCCCTCGCGTACCGGTGGGTTCCCCGCGCCTGGCCGAGCACGTGGGTGCGGCTCGCCGCGCTCCCGGCGATCGTCGCGGGGCTGTGGGTCGCGCGGGAGGTCGCGATCGGCACCGTTCCGTACGGCGGGTTCCCCTGGGCACGCGCCGCACACAGCCAGGCGCTCAGCCCGTTCGCCGAGGTGGTGTCCTGGATCGGCCAGACCGGGCTCAGCGCCGTGATGGTCTTCATCGTCGCGGCGGCGATCGAATGGGTGAGGCTCCGCGGCTGGCGGGATCTGCGCACCCTCCTTCCCGCGGTACTGGCGACGGTGATCGCCGTCGCGCTGCCCGCCTGGCCGACGACGGCGTCCGGAGAGCTTCGCGTCGCGAGCGTGCAGGGCAATGGGCCTGCGGGGTACTTCGACGCGCGCGAGCGCGGCGACATCCTTGCGAGCCAGCTCGAGGCGACGCGGCCCATCCTCGACGAGCCGGGCATCGACGTGCTCGTCTGGCCCGAAGGCTCGGTCGACATCGACCCCATGCGCGACCGGGCCACGGCTCAGGTGCTCGACGATCTCTCGGCAGCGATCGACGGACCGGTGATCGTGAACACCGTCACCACGACGGGCGAGGGCGACGACGCGCGGTTCTTCAACACGTCCTTGAACTGGGTCGCGGGGGAGGGGGCGGTCCAGGAGTACTCCAAGCGGCACCCGGTGCCATTCGGCGAGTACATCCCCGACCGCGACTTCTACATGTTCTTCGCGCCCGACCTGATCTCGCTCGTGCAGCGCGGCTACTCGGCCGGCACGCAACCGCCCGTGTTCGACGTGGGCCCGACCCTCGCCGGCCTCGCGATCTGCTTCGACGTGATCTACGACGACGTCATCTGGGAGGGCGCGCGCGACGGCGCGGAGGTCTACTTCCTGCAGACGAACAACGCCGACTTCCGCGGCACCGATGAGAACCTGCAGCAGCTCGCGATCGCACGGCTTCGCGCGATCGAGACTGGCCGCTCGGTCGTGAACATCTCCACGGTCGGCACGAGCCAGGTGATGACCGCGGACGGCGAGACGATCGACGCGCTCCCGGCTGACGAGCCGGGGGCCATGGTGACGGATGTCCCGCTCCGCACGGGACTCACGCCAGCCGTCGTGCTCGGCTCGTGGATCCCCGGCACCATCACGACGCTCGCGCTCGTGACGCTCATCGCGGCGGGTGTGCTCGCGCGGCGTCGCCACGATCCCGTGACGGCACCCGGACATGCAGAACGCCGGTCCGTGGGGGACGAACCGGCGTCTGAGTAGAACGGGTGCGGAGGGTCAGGCGCTCTTCTGCTGACCGCGACGTGCGCGGAGCCACTGGAGCCGCTCTTCGAGCAGTTCCTCCAGCTCGGCACGGGTACGGCGCTCGAGCAGCATGTCCCAGTGTGTACGGGCGACCTTCTCACCCGACCGGTCGATCTCGACCGGCCTGGAGTCGACGAGCAGCGTGGCGGCATGACCGCAGAACCGGCACTCCCAGCTGTCGGGAAGCTCGGCCTCGGTCGAGAACGTCATCACCGTGTCGCGGCTGCAGTGCTCACAACGGTAGGTGTATTCCGCACGGTCGGCGAACACCACCCCGTCTTCGCTCTGCAAGCTCTGCGAACCGATACGCATGCCCCGAAGGCTCCGGTCTGCCATGGCGTCTCCTCTCGATCGTCTCTAGGTATAAACGATCAAGCTGGGCATTCCCTTTCCGGGCCCTGGACTTTTCCGGGGGATTCTCAGATTCGCTCACGAACCACGGCCACGGCGAGGTCGCATCGATCCGTCACGAGCCCATCGACGCCGAGATCGAGGAGCCGGCGCATCGTGGCCGGATCGTTCACGGTCCACGCGTGCACCTCGGCGCCAGCCGCGTGCACCGCGCGCACGAGACGGCCGGTGACGACCCGGGTCGGGGCCTGAAGCGCGCGGGCGCCTGCGAGCGCCGCGCGCATCGCGCGCCGGCTCGGCGTGAGCGCGGCGAGCAGTACACGCGCGACCCCGTTGCGCCCTGGCGAGGTCGCGACGCCCGGGAGCTCGCGCGCGAGGCGCAGGCGACGCTGCTCGGAGAAGCTCGCGAGCAGCACCCGGTCGATCGCCCCGGCCCGGCGGATCGCCTCGACCGTCGCGGGCACCGCCTCGTCGACCTTCACGTCGATGTTGAACCGCTCGCGGGGAAAGGCGTCGAGCGCGTCCGCGAGCGAGACGAACCCTGCACCACCGAGATCGAGGCCGATCAGATCCGACAGGTCTGAGCCGGCGATCTCGCCGATCCGACCGTCGGCGGAGACGAACGTCGCATCGTGCGCGAGCACCGCGACGCCGTCACGGGTGAGCCGCACATCGGTCTCGAGGTAGCCCGCGCCCGCGTCGAGGGCGGCCTGGAACGCCGGCACCGTGTTCTCGGGGACGTTCGTCGCGAGTCCGCGGTGCGCGAGGACGCGGGGGAGGGCGAGGTCGAAATACCCGGAGCCCACGGCCCGGTCAGGCCGTGCCGGCCGGACGCTCCGGTTCGCCGGTCGCAGCCGGCGCGCCCGGCGTGAAAGCCTTGCCGATGCCCTTCAGTGCCTCGGTCAACTCGCTCGGCACGATCCAGAGCTTGTTCGCCGAGCCCTGCGCGAGCTCCGGCAGCGTCTGCAGGTACTGGTAGGCGAGCAGCTTCGG is a genomic window of Agromyces protaetiae containing:
- a CDS encoding glycerophosphodiester phosphodiesterase family protein, whose protein sequence is MGSGYFDLALPRVLAHRGLATNVPENTVPAFQAALDAGAGYLETDVRLTRDGVAVLAHDATFVSADGRIGEIAGSDLSDLIGLDLGGAGFVSLADALDAFPRERFNIDVKVDEAVPATVEAIRRAGAIDRVLLASFSEQRRLRLARELPGVATSPGRNGVARVLLAALTPSRRAMRAALAGARALQAPTRVVTGRLVRAVHAAGAEVHAWTVNDPATMRRLLDLGVDGLVTDRCDLAVAVVRERI
- a CDS encoding DEAD/DEAH box helicase, which encodes MSLSPAERYALSRQQRRQPRLGEFAAEQRFDLDPFQRAACAALDEGRSVLVAAPTGAGKTVVAEFAVFLAMAGDREKVFYTTPIKALSNQKYQEFADRWGADQVGLLTGDTNVNSGARIVVMTTEVLRNMLYADSPLLDRLAYVVMDEVHYLADRFRGAVWEEVIIHLPERVRLVSLSATVSNAEEFGDWLQAVRGDTDVIVSEERPVPLEQHVLVRQKMVDLFDSSGQAATHRVNPELQQLARAGGRSIGTRSQRGRRGGDRGRFHQPSQGSRLDRPEVVAMLQAKHLLPAIVFIFSRAGCDQAVRQVLRSGIRLTDTAEREEIRQVVEARARMLRDEDLAVLGYWEWLEGLERGVAAHHAGMLPAFKEIVEELFQAKLVKVVFATETLALGVNMPARSVVLEKLEKFNGEARVPITPGEYTQLTGRAGRRGIDVEGHSVIQWVDGLDPEAVASLASRRSYPLNSSFKPTYNMAVNLVDQFGRERTRQILELSFAQFQADRAVVDLARTLRKQEESMAGYEQAMQCHLGDFGEYAALRRRIAELERQAAKGNPTHAQREKIQREIASVRKAMRAHPCHGCAEREAHARWAERWWRLKREHDQLQSQIHSRTGQVAKRFDRVSDVLRELGYLERDRNGELVSTSAGRILKRIYGERDLLVAECLRRGLWDGLDSAGIAAMAAALVYEPRRDDRGVEFQLPKGLFRGALDRTGDVWATLDDLERDHRLAGSEPPSPALSQAMWLWARGASLGTVLESIELAAGDFVRLTKQVIDLLDQISIVAEAELGATARAAIDAVRRGVVADGAPA
- a CDS encoding RNA polymerase-binding protein RbpA, translated to MADRSLRGMRIGSQSLQSEDGVVFADRAEYTYRCEHCSRDTVMTFSTEAELPDSWECRFCGHAATLLVDSRPVEIDRSGEKVARTHWDMLLERRTRAELEELLEERLQWLRARRGQQKSA
- the lnt gene encoding apolipoprotein N-acyltransferase, yielding MPDRPRPLLPWWAAIPVAAGGGVVYDLGFPEAGIWPFAFAGIALALLSLIGRSAGGALLVGFVFGATFYLLHVDWTSRYLGPVPWLALSLLEAAFVAVGALAIALAYRWVPRAWPSTWVRLAALPAIVAGLWVAREVAIGTVPYGGFPWARAAHSQALSPFAEVVSWIGQTGLSAVMVFIVAAAIEWVRLRGWRDLRTLLPAVLATVIAVALPAWPTTASGELRVASVQGNGPAGYFDARERGDILASQLEATRPILDEPGIDVLVWPEGSVDIDPMRDRATAQVLDDLSAAIDGPVIVNTVTTTGEGDDARFFNTSLNWVAGEGAVQEYSKRHPVPFGEYIPDRDFYMFFAPDLISLVQRGYSAGTQPPVFDVGPTLAGLAICFDVIYDDVIWEGARDGAEVYFLQTNNADFRGTDENLQQLAIARLRAIETGRSVVNISTVGTSQVMTADGETIDALPADEPGAMVTDVPLRTGLTPAVVLGSWIPGTITTLALVTLIAAGVLARRRHDPVTAPGHAERRSVGDEPASE